One window of Triticum dicoccoides isolate Atlit2015 ecotype Zavitan chromosome 5A, WEW_v2.0, whole genome shotgun sequence genomic DNA carries:
- the LOC119301056 gene encoding CAX-interacting protein 4-like: protein MPATAGRVRMPANNRVHSSAALQTHGIWQSAIGYDPYAPENNKQQAPSSSVSANAAAAAANAAAEAAAPPSSDPGASSENAYTSFQGLLALARVTGSNSDETRGACKKCGRVGHLTFQCRNFLSVKELAMDDDIQAGMLSAAQAKAKFEEITKKASGARDADEEGSDEEDEDEIDSDSSDSDIDPELEKIIAERERAKSRGGKRSGEEDKKTSRHKSKSRGRSKHRRSRKSDSEDDSEEERTKDKKKNRRKKHRSSDEDSESDSDRKRHMKSRKDRKRRRTHRRKDDSSEDDESGGEERRHHRHHKRRHHRRDASGSDSDGSESPHERKRSSKQKSHKRSESHGLGEDERHCPQGASRSGEKSREHKRG, encoded by the coding sequence ATGCCGGCGACGGCGGGGCGCGTTCGCATGCCGGCGAACAACCGCGTGCACAGCAGCGCGGCGCTGCAGACGCACGGCATCTGGCAGAGCGCCATCGGCTACGACCCCTACGCCCCCGAGAACAACAAGCAGCAGGCCCCCTCCTCCTCCGTCTCCGCCAACGCCGCAGCCGCGGCAGCCAacgccgccgccgaagccgccgCGCCTCCCTCCTCGGACCCCGGGGCCTCGTCGGAGAACGCCTACACCAGCTTCCAGGGCCTCCTCGCGCTCGCCCGCGTCACCGGATCCAACTCCGACGAGACCCGGGGCGCCTGCAAGAAGTGCGGCCGTGTTGGCCATCTCACTTTCCAGTGCCGCAACTTCCTTTCTGTCAAGGAGCTTGCCATGGACGACGACATCCAAGCTGGCATGCTGTCCGCCGCGCAGGCCAAGGCCAAGTTCGAGGAGATCACGAAGAAAGCCTCTGGTGCCAGAGACGCTGACGAGGAGGGTTCTGACGAGGAAGATGAGGATGAGATTGACAGCGATTCCTCTGATTCTGATATTGATCCCGAGCTGGAGAAGATAATTGCTGAACGGGAGCGTGCCAAGAGCCGTGGAGGGAAGCGGTCAGGGGAGGAGGACAAGAAGACAAGCCGCCATAAGAGCAAGAGCAGGGGAAGATCGAAGCACAGGAGGAGCAGGAAGAGTGACAGTGAGGACGATTCGGAGGAGGAGAGaaccaaggacaagaagaagaatagGCGGAAGAAGCACAGATCCTCAGATGAGGATAGCGAGAGTGACTCTGACAGGAAGAGGCACATGAAGAGTAGGAAAGATAGGAAGAGGCGGAGGACGCACCGCCGGAAGGATGACTCATCAGAGGATGATGAATCTGgaggggaagagaggaggcatCACCGCCACCATAAGAGGCGTCATCACCGGAGGGATGCATCTGGTAGTGACAGTGATGGGAGCGAATCCCCACATGAAAGGAAGCGATCCAGTAAACAGAAGAGCCACAAGAGGTCAGAAAGCCATGGATTGGGTGAGGATGAGCGACATTGTCCGCAGGGGGCAAGTCGCTCTGGAGAGAAGAGCAGGGAGCATAAGAGGGGCTAA